The DNA region AGGCTTCGGCGATCGTGGCAAGTTTTCCCACCTGCTTCATGGTGTGTAAAAGCGCATGATTGAGAGCAAAGGCACGGTGCGAAGGCTCTCCTGCGTTGATGTCTTTGAGCGCTGGGTACGTATCGCGATGAAAAACGTACTTACTCGATACAATTTCGTACAACTGAGCAATATTCATGAGGATGCCTCCTTCTGGATCTTAGCGGGTTTTAAAGAATCATGTAAAGTAAAGTTTGCTTTACATAATTATTGTGTCTTGCTAGCCTTCCTTAACATATGAAGGAGTCTGTTGTGAATACGGTAAGCGAGCTGAGACTCTCCAGTGGGTGGACTCAGCAAGAGCTAGCCGAAAAACTCGACATTAGTCGTCAAACCGTTATTGCGATCGAAAAGGGTAATTACACTCCTTCGGTCTTATTAGCATTAAAGGTTGCTAAATGTTTTAAGAAGTCTGTTCATGATATCTTTACTATTGTCTATGAAAAATAAGCCTTTTGTTTTAGAGATTGCCCTCTCTGTCTTTCTTGTTGGATTAACATTGTTATTTTTGAATCCATTGCAAGCAATTTGGATGCCCACGATGTTTATGAGTATGGTACTTGTAGGCTTTATCGTAGCCTTTGTTGTTTTTTCTGCATTCATCTGGCGTGAGTCTGATGGTGATGAGCGCGACATGCATCATCGCTTGATGGCCGGACGATTTGGTTTTCTCTCTGGGTGTGCCGTGCTCGTTGGTGCCATTATCTATCAATCACTACAACATCAATTAGATCCGTGGCTGCTCATGGTATTGATTGTTATGGTATTGAGTAAATTAATTTCTCGTATCGCCTTAGAAAAGCATTGCTAGTTATCCACAAAAAAGATGTAAAGAGAGCTTTACATCTTTTTTGATTCGCGTAGAATGTAAAGTAAGGTTTACAATTAATTTTCTTCACATTATGACAAAAACATTTTCTGGTTTGATGGGTCTTGCTCTTCTATTGGTATTAGCAGGCGCTGGTTGCGGACTTCCTGGTCAAGATACACCTAACAATGATACCTCAGTCATGCAGCAGGATGAAGCGATGATGCAAGAAAAAGATGATAGCGTCATGAAAGAAACAGGTGATTCAATGATGAAAGATGAAAGTGATGCTATGAAGCAGGACGATGCCATGAAACAAGATGGTGTAATGAAGGATGAATCCATGATGAAAGAGGCAGAAGGCGTTATGATGCGCAAAGGTACCTATGAAGACTACTCAGCTGATAAACTCGATCTTGCAAATGATGGAAAAGTTGTCTTGTTTTTTAAGGCGAGCTGGTGCCCTTCGTGTAAAGCGGTAGATGCAGATATTGTGTCGCGCTTGGGTGATATCCCATACAACACAACGATTCTTAAAGTTGACTATGATACAGCCACAGATTTGAAAAAGAAGTATGGCGTAACCTATCAACATACCTTTGTTCAGGTTGATGCACAGGGCAATCAGATCACAAAATGGAGCGGTAGCCCTTCGCTAAGCGATGTCGTGAAAAACGTTAAATAAATAACTCTATGGCGCTGCTCCTCATTTCGTTTATCGCTGGTGTACTTACGGTGCTTGCGCCGTGTGTACTCCCATTGCTGCCGATCATTATTGGAGGAGCAGCGCAAGGTACAAAAAAACGAAGCCCGTTTCTGATAACGGCTTCGCTAGCGATGTCTATTGTTCTTTTCACGTTATTACTGAAGTTTAGTACAGCGTTTATTGATATTCCGCAAGAAACATGGAGTATTATTTCGGGCGTCATTATTATCGTATTTGGACTAATAAGCGTTTTTCCTTCTACTTGGGATCGTATTAGTTTGAAATTTAAACTTACAGCTAAGTCAGAAGAATTGCTTGCTGAGTCTGCGCAAAAATCTTCTCGGTGGGGAGATGTATTAATTGGTATGTCGCTAGGACCGGTGTTTTCTAGTTGTTCGCCAACGTATTTTCTTATCTTGGCAACAGTATTACCGAGGAGCTTGGCAGAAGGAACATTGTATCTCATTGCCTACGCGCTTGGTTTGAGCTTGGTATTGTTTCTCGTTAGTTTGCTTGGGCAAAAGTTTACGCGTGGTGCTGCATGGGCGGCTGATCCAAACGGGTGGTTTAAGCGTGGTTTAGGTATTCTCTTTCTTATTGTTGGTGTTTTTATACTGACAGGCACTGATAAAAACTACAAGCTTACTTACTTGAGAAGGGATACTTCAATATCACAAACGTCGAACAAAAGCTTTTAGAAAAAGCGTTACCACAAGAAAAGGCTTCAGATAATGAACCGGTTTCAATGAAAAATTATCCTCGCTATCGTGAGATCGCGAATCCTTCAGGTTTTGTAAACACGGAACCCTTTCAGATCGCAGATCTCATTGGCAAGAAAGTGATTTTGGTTGATTTCATGACCTATAGTTGTATTAATTGCATTCGTACATTTCCGTATCTCAACGATTGGAATGACAAATACAAAGATCAGGGTTTGGTGATTGTAGGTATTCATACGCCAGAGTTTGCTTTTGAAAAGAAGCGTGAGAATGTGGTTGAGGCAATGAAAAAATACGGTATTACGTTTCCTGTTGTCATGGATAATGATTACGGTACGTGGAATGCCTATCAAAACAGCTATTGGCCGCGTAAGTATTTGATTGATTTAGACGGAAACATTGTCTATGACCATATCGGCGAAGGTCAGTACGAAGAAACAGAAATGAAGATCCAAGAATTACTAAAAGTAAAAGCGAAAGTAAGTGATCTTGATAAGAGTGATGTTCTTAATTCACGAAGTCCAGAAACGTATTTTGGATCAGCGCGTAATCGTACTCTCATTACATCGCCTACGGGTGTGAGTGGTATCGCAAATGGAGTTATTACGAAGCCTCTTAAGCTTAATGCCTTGTCGCTTGGTGGTACGTGGGATATCCAGCCGGATTTTGCCGTAAGTTCAGCAACGCAAAGTCAAATTGCTTATCGTTTTGATGCGTCAGAAGTTTATTTCGTCGCCGCAAGTGCCGAAGGACAAGATGTAGAAGTGTTACTTGATGGAAAGTCATTAACTGAACAACAAGCCGGTGAAGATATTTTCTTTCGTGATGGCAAAAGCTATCTTCGAGTACAAGAAGAACGTCTCTATTCACTCTTTCGTTCAACAGGTAAAAACGAGTCCCATGATCTTGAGCTCATTGTTCCAGAGGCGGGCCTAGAGGCGTATACCTTTACCTTCGGATAGCGGGCAGGTATCCTCTTGCCAATGAAACTCGAACGCACAGAAGCCTTTGAAGAAGCGCTTGAGCAATTGCATCACGGAGGAGCCTTTACCATGATTACCGGTCGAGCAGGGACGGGTAAAAGTACATTATTACAGCAATTTCTTTTAGAAACGCCTGAGTTTGTACCGGTACTTGCACCTACGGGGATCGCCGCATTAAACGTTGGCGGGCAAACGATCCATCGTTTTTTTGGATTTTCACCAAATGTCACCCCAGAGAAAGCTAAGGTAGAAGCAAAGACGCGTTCAAGTGTGGGGATATTTCGCAAAATCAATCTCATCATTATTGATGAGATCTCGATGGTGCGCGCCGATCTTATGGATTGTATGGACGTTTTTTTGCGAATAGCACGCAATGACAAGCGTCCTTTTGGTGGTGTTCGGATGGTTGTGGTGGGGGATATGTATCAGCTTCCACCCGTGGTAACCACACGAGATCGTGAAGCGTTTGGTGCTGTTTATCCAACGCCATACTTTTTTTCTTCACAAGTCATGGGACAGATTTTTGATGCCGAAGCGTTTTGTTTAATCGAACTTACAAAAATCTATCGCCAAAAAGATGAAAGATTTATTCATCTACTAAATGGTATTCGTCATCGTTCTGCTACAAAGAACGACATGCAAGAGCTCAATGCCGTAGTTGGAGCAACACTTCCCAAAGACGCGATTACACTCACTACACGCAATGTGGATGCGGACACCATCAACACAACGCGCTTAAAAAAACTCAAAGGTGAAGAGAAGTCGTTTGATGGTTTATTGAATGGTGATTTTGAACGCCATGAGACACCAACAGACTCAGTTTTGCTATTAAAAAAACAAGCGCGTGTGATGTGTATCGCAAATGATCCGCTTGGTCGTTTTGTAAACGGAAGCTTGGGCTGGGTCGAAGGTTTTGACACTGATGAGCAAGGCACATCTTTTGTGCTTGTAAGATTAGATGATGGTCAGACCGTGGCAGTAGGTCCACATACGTGGAGCCTCTATCAAAGCGTCCTCAATGATGAGACAAAAACTATCGAGCAAGAGGCTGTTGGGAGTTTTACACAATTACCATTGAGGTTGGCATGGGCAGTAACCATTCATAAAAGTCAGGGCAAAACCTTTGATCATGTGGTAGTGGATTTTGGACAAGGAGCTTTTGCTTCGGGGCAGGCCTATGTTGCGCTTAGTCGTTGTCGAAGTTTAGAGGGCTTGTCATTAACGAAGCCGGTTACAAATCGTGATGTGCGACTTGATGAAGCAGTGGTGCAGTTTATGGATTATCATCGCTCAGTATCAGTAAGTGAATAGTAAAAAAAATGAAAGACCCTCGAGGTTAGTCGAGGGTCAAGGCGCGTGAGCGCTTCAGTTCAGTCTTCTTCGTCCTCAATTCTCGAGGCGAAGTCTTCGAAGCATTCGAAGTGTTCGAGCTGTTCGATGATATCCTTCATGATCGGGCAGAGCCGCTCGTTCTTCGAGAGTCCCTCATAGGGCACGTGGATGTAGTCGGGTACCTCTTCGACCTCAGCTCGCAGAAGCATGATCTGGTAGATCTTCATGTTCTTGTCGCGCTTCTTTAGCTTGGTCATGGCGGCGGCGCTGGCCATTTGGCCCTTGCGCGGCACGTGGACCTCTTGAAGCGAGGACTTCTCGATGATCGCTCGTGCGATCGCTCGAACCCGCTTGTTCAGGATCTCGGTGTACTCGTCCCCGTTGAGGCAATTGATGGGGCCGATTTCTGCAGAGAGAAACGGATGAGAGGCCGAGATCTTGCCGCTTGCATCTAGCGGTAGCATTAGGCCTGTCTTGGTGCAGGCGAAGACCATGACGTAGCCTCTCGTCTCGTACTCCGAGATCGACACGAGAGCGGGGTAGCTGTTTTTGTTTACGGTTGTCTGTAGCATCCTATCCTCCAGCGTAAAAAGGTACGCCGCCAAAGGCTAGCATATTATAGTATTTTTGTCTAGCGCTCTGTTAACAATGCAAGATATGTTATTATATAGGTATATGTCTCGCTCTATACAGCAAATAATTGCCAAGATAAGCCTTTTTTCTCTTTTTCTGTCGGTTCTGCCATTTTTCCCGGTAAAGGCGGCGCTTCAGGATGTCCTCATTAAAAGTCCAAATAATAGCGCTGTTTATTATGTATTGGATGGTAA from Candidatus Nomurabacteria bacterium includes:
- a CDS encoding thioredoxin family protein — its product is MTKTFSGLMGLALLLVLAGAGCGLPGQDTPNNDTSVMQQDEAMMQEKDDSVMKETGDSMMKDESDAMKQDDAMKQDGVMKDESMMKEAEGVMMRKGTYEDYSADKLDLANDGKVVLFFKASWCPSCKAVDADIVSRLGDIPYNTTILKVDYDTATDLKKKYGVTYQHTFVQVDAQGNQITKWSGSPSLSDVVKNVK
- a CDS encoding helix-turn-helix transcriptional regulator, whose amino-acid sequence is MKESVVNTVSELRLSSGWTQQELAEKLDISRQTVIAIEKGNYTPSVLLALKVAKCFKKSVHDIFTIVYEK
- a CDS encoding redoxin family protein; protein product: MKNYPRYREIANPSGFVNTEPFQIADLIGKKVILVDFMTYSCINCIRTFPYLNDWNDKYKDQGLVIVGIHTPEFAFEKKRENVVEAMKKYGITFPVVMDNDYGTWNAYQNSYWPRKYLIDLDGNIVYDHIGEGQYEETEMKIQELLKVKAKVSDLDKSDVLNSRSPETYFGSARNRTLITSPTGVSGIANGVITKPLKLNALSLGGTWDIQPDFAVSSATQSQIAYRFDASEVYFVAASAEGQDVEVLLDGKSLTEQQAGEDIFFRDGKSYLRVQEERLYSLFRSTGKNESHDLELIVPEAGLEAYTFTFG
- a CDS encoding AAA family ATPase, producing MKLERTEAFEEALEQLHHGGAFTMITGRAGTGKSTLLQQFLLETPEFVPVLAPTGIAALNVGGQTIHRFFGFSPNVTPEKAKVEAKTRSSVGIFRKINLIIIDEISMVRADLMDCMDVFLRIARNDKRPFGGVRMVVVGDMYQLPPVVTTRDREAFGAVYPTPYFFSSQVMGQIFDAEAFCLIELTKIYRQKDERFIHLLNGIRHRSATKNDMQELNAVVGATLPKDAITLTTRNVDADTINTTRLKKLKGEEKSFDGLLNGDFERHETPTDSVLLLKKQARVMCIANDPLGRFVNGSLGWVEGFDTDEQGTSFVLVRLDDGQTVAVGPHTWSLYQSVLNDETKTIEQEAVGSFTQLPLRLAWAVTIHKSQGKTFDHVVVDFGQGAFASGQAYVALSRCRSLEGLSLTKPVTNRDVRLDEAVVQFMDYHRSVSVSE